Proteins co-encoded in one Pseudorhizobium banfieldiae genomic window:
- a CDS encoding 2-hydroxyacid dehydrogenase: MKPEILLIEPMLDVIEARLDEAYVVHRHYAATEQEAIAKALPSICAVVTGGGTGLSNDQIDSLPALGIIAINGVGTDKVDLVRARGRNIDVTTTPGVLTDDVADTGIALMLAVLRHIAKGDRFVREGRWARGGAFPLGTSPKGKRLGILGLGQIGRALGRRAEAFGMTIGYWNRSPQTDTGWTAHATPTELAASSDVLAVCVAANAATQDLVNAEVLEALGPKAIVINVARGSVVDEDALLQALWNGTLAGAGLDVFVGEPRIREEFFTAPNTVLMPHQGSATRETRIAMGEIVLANLQAFFNGEKPPTTGN; encoded by the coding sequence ATGAAACCGGAAATCCTGCTGATCGAGCCAATGCTCGATGTCATCGAGGCTCGCCTCGACGAGGCTTATGTTGTCCATCGACACTATGCTGCCACTGAGCAAGAGGCCATCGCAAAAGCCCTGCCGTCAATCTGTGCTGTCGTGACGGGCGGGGGTACCGGACTTTCGAACGACCAGATCGATAGTCTGCCGGCGCTGGGCATCATTGCCATCAACGGCGTGGGTACCGACAAGGTCGATCTTGTGAGGGCCCGAGGCCGAAACATCGACGTTACTACGACGCCAGGCGTGCTGACGGATGACGTCGCCGATACCGGGATAGCGCTGATGCTCGCGGTTCTCCGTCACATTGCGAAAGGCGATCGCTTTGTTCGCGAGGGGCGCTGGGCAAGGGGCGGGGCCTTTCCTTTGGGAACGAGTCCGAAAGGCAAACGCCTGGGCATCCTCGGACTAGGTCAGATCGGGCGTGCTCTTGGCCGCCGCGCGGAAGCCTTCGGGATGACCATCGGGTATTGGAATCGTTCACCCCAGACCGATACCGGCTGGACAGCACATGCCACGCCTACAGAACTTGCCGCGTCCAGTGACGTGCTGGCGGTTTGCGTTGCGGCCAATGCCGCAACGCAAGACCTCGTCAATGCCGAGGTGCTGGAGGCTCTCGGGCCGAAAGCCATTGTCATCAACGTCGCGAGAGGCAGCGTCGTTGACGAGGATGCATTGCTTCAGGCTCTCTGGAATGGCACGCTCGCCGGAGCAGGTCTTGACGTGTTCGTCGGCGAACCGCGAATCCGCGAGGAGTTTTTCACAGCACCCAACACCGTTCTGATGCCGCATCAAGGTAGCGCAACGCGCGAGACGCGGATTGCGATGGGTGAGATTGTCCTCGCTAACCTCCAGGCATTCTTCAACGGCGAAAAGCCGCCCACCACCGGCAACTGA
- a CDS encoding FAD-binding oxidoreductase — protein MTSRTDLLSALSGIVGERYVLTTAEDTAPYATDWKRSTTGVPACVVRPASTAQVAAIVRLCGDSGISIVPQGGNTGLAAGAIPDTTGSQVVLSLNRMQTIRSLDPIGMTVEVEAGAILQTVREKAASMDRMLPIAIAAEGSATVGGVIATNAGGLNVLRYGMTRDITLGLEVVLADGSVSNGLRHLRKDNAGYDWKQWFIGSEGTLGIVTAAVLRLVSVPRYSVTALLSVSSLEAAISLFGHAQQEIGEALSAFELISANSLDLVSRHAHLKPPITAGDWFILLEGASSLSGLRDAAEGVLAGGFESGWVIDGVVAESEAQARQLWALREHVTEAEARDGPSLKHDISVSLTHLREFLDDAEAALVDAAPGAGLNIFGHLGDGNLHYNVLFRPDHDQKAINRIVHDAVIKHGGSISAEHGLGQYRVDEWLRLAPESDLRLASTLKTALDPSGLLNPGKILPFSLLHTKAIRGVN, from the coding sequence ATGACGAGCCGAACCGATCTTCTCTCGGCGCTCTCTGGCATCGTGGGCGAGCGATACGTCCTGACCACAGCAGAAGACACCGCACCTTATGCGACGGACTGGAAGCGAAGCACCACGGGGGTGCCAGCATGCGTGGTACGCCCTGCCTCAACAGCCCAGGTGGCGGCCATCGTCCGACTTTGCGGCGACTCTGGCATCAGCATCGTGCCCCAAGGCGGCAACACCGGCCTTGCCGCCGGCGCCATCCCGGACACCACTGGGAGCCAGGTCGTCCTTTCCCTGAACCGTATGCAGACGATCCGCTCGCTCGATCCGATCGGCATGACCGTGGAAGTAGAAGCGGGTGCGATCCTCCAGACCGTTCGCGAGAAGGCGGCTTCTATGGACCGGATGCTTCCGATCGCCATCGCAGCAGAAGGCTCCGCTACTGTCGGGGGCGTGATAGCCACGAACGCCGGCGGATTGAATGTTCTTCGCTATGGGATGACGCGCGATATTACGCTCGGGCTTGAGGTCGTTCTTGCTGATGGTAGTGTATCAAACGGCTTGCGCCATCTGCGCAAGGACAATGCCGGCTACGACTGGAAGCAGTGGTTTATCGGTTCCGAGGGCACTTTGGGCATCGTCACCGCCGCAGTTCTGCGGCTCGTGAGCGTTCCTCGTTACTCCGTCACAGCCCTCCTCAGCGTTAGCAGTCTTGAAGCCGCCATTTCGCTGTTCGGCCACGCCCAGCAGGAGATCGGAGAAGCACTTTCAGCTTTCGAACTTATCTCTGCCAACTCTCTGGATCTCGTCAGCCGGCATGCGCATCTAAAGCCCCCTATCACCGCTGGTGACTGGTTCATTCTTCTTGAAGGAGCCTCCAGTCTTTCCGGACTGCGCGACGCAGCCGAAGGTGTGTTGGCGGGCGGGTTCGAGAGTGGCTGGGTTATCGATGGCGTTGTTGCGGAATCGGAGGCGCAAGCTCGGCAGCTCTGGGCTCTGCGCGAGCACGTCACCGAAGCAGAAGCGCGGGACGGTCCTAGCCTGAAGCACGACATATCCGTATCACTCACGCACTTGCGCGAATTCCTGGATGATGCCGAGGCCGCTCTGGTAGATGCAGCTCCCGGAGCGGGGCTCAATATCTTCGGCCACTTGGGCGACGGCAATCTCCATTACAATGTCCTGTTCCGACCGGATCACGATCAAAAGGCAATCAACCGCATAGTACACGATGCCGTCATCAAGCACGGGGGCTCCATCTCTGCGGAACATGGATTGGGGCAATATCGGGTGGATGAATGGCTGCGGCTTGCCCCCGAAAGCGACCTGCGTCTCGCTTCCACATTAAAGACTGCGCTCGACCCAAGTGGCCTGCTCAATCCTGGCAAGATCCTTCCTTTCTCGCTCCTACACACCAAAGCGATCAGGGGGGTGAACTAA
- a CDS encoding amino acid ABC transporter ATP-binding protein: MADTHAHTSKADVRGASGPAVTMEGVNKWYAEFHALKDINLSVDPGERIVICGPSGSGKSTLIRCINQLEMIQKGRIVVDGHDLTAGGKNVDIVRQETGMVFQSFNLFPHMTVLENCTLAPIKVRGIAKAEAEATAMQFLERVRIPEQAQKYPAQLSGGQQQRVAIARALCMNPKIMLFDEPTSALDPEMVKEVLDTMIDLANEGMTMLCVTHEMGFARQVADRVIFMDRGEIVEVGAPEDFFNSPQHERTRNFLGQIS, encoded by the coding sequence ATGGCTGATACTCATGCTCACACATCGAAGGCAGACGTGCGGGGAGCTTCTGGTCCGGCGGTGACGATGGAGGGCGTCAACAAGTGGTACGCTGAATTCCACGCACTGAAGGACATCAACCTGTCGGTGGATCCCGGGGAGCGCATTGTCATCTGCGGTCCCTCCGGTTCCGGCAAGTCAACCCTGATCCGCTGCATCAACCAGTTGGAGATGATCCAGAAGGGACGGATCGTGGTGGACGGCCACGACCTGACGGCGGGCGGCAAGAATGTCGATATCGTGCGGCAGGAGACGGGCATGGTCTTCCAGAGCTTCAATCTCTTCCCCCACATGACCGTGTTGGAGAACTGCACGCTCGCACCAATCAAGGTGCGCGGAATAGCCAAGGCGGAGGCTGAAGCAACGGCCATGCAATTCCTGGAGCGGGTGCGCATCCCTGAGCAGGCTCAAAAGTACCCGGCCCAGCTTTCGGGCGGTCAGCAGCAGCGCGTTGCGATCGCCCGTGCGCTGTGCATGAACCCGAAGATCATGCTGTTCGACGAACCGACCTCGGCCCTCGACCCTGAAATGGTCAAGGAAGTCCTCGACACGATGATCGATCTTGCCAACGAAGGCATGACCATGCTGTGCGTGACGCATGAAATGGGGTTTGCCCGCCAGGTCGCCGACCGCGTGATCTTCATGGACCGGGGCGAGATCGTTGAAGTCGGTGCGCCCGAAGACTTTTTCAACAGTCCCCAGCATGAGCGGACTCGCAACTTCCTCGGCCAGATCTCCTGA
- a CDS encoding shikimate dehydrogenase family protein gives MTSPIAADHNELYRSFLPPVTGRTRIYGILADPIYHVKTPEVMNALLKSKDVDAVLVPFHVKPDGLKGLVDGLRRMENFGGFIATVPHKTDMLALCDEVTEAAHNIGAVNCVRREPDGRMVGAMLDGIGFVEALRVGGADPAGMRAYVAGAGGASSAIAFALAEAGVTHITIANRTVMRAVSLTERLKAAYPALTVATNAQRVADHELVVNGTSLGMRSGDEPPLDLSQLHRDQLVADAIMEPAMTPLLEAAKAKGCKIFPGKPMLESQIVLMAQHMGALA, from the coding sequence ATGACCTCTCCGATCGCCGCGGATCACAATGAGCTCTACCGGAGCTTCTTGCCGCCAGTCACCGGACGCACCCGCATCTACGGGATTCTCGCCGATCCCATCTATCATGTGAAGACGCCGGAAGTGATGAACGCCCTGCTGAAGTCGAAGGACGTGGATGCGGTGCTCGTGCCATTCCATGTCAAACCGGATGGCTTGAAGGGGCTTGTTGATGGTCTGCGGCGTATGGAGAACTTCGGGGGCTTCATCGCGACGGTGCCGCACAAGACGGACATGCTCGCGCTGTGTGACGAGGTCACGGAAGCTGCGCACAACATCGGCGCCGTCAATTGCGTTCGCCGCGAGCCTGACGGTCGCATGGTCGGGGCCATGCTTGACGGTATTGGCTTTGTTGAAGCCTTGCGTGTTGGAGGCGCGGATCCGGCGGGGATGAGGGCCTATGTTGCGGGCGCGGGGGGAGCTTCCAGCGCCATCGCATTCGCCCTCGCCGAGGCAGGAGTGACCCACATCACTATCGCAAATCGGACCGTGATGCGTGCGGTGAGCCTTACCGAACGTCTTAAAGCTGCATATCCGGCTCTTACGGTTGCAACCAATGCTCAGCGGGTTGCGGACCATGAATTGGTCGTCAACGGGACGTCGCTGGGAATGCGTTCCGGCGATGAGCCACCCTTAGACCTCTCACAGCTTCATCGGGATCAGCTTGTCGCGGATGCCATCATGGAACCCGCCATGACACCACTTCTTGAGGCGGCGAAGGCGAAAGGGTGCAAGATCTTTCCCGGCAAACCGATGCTCGAGTCCCAGATCGTGCTGATGGCGCAGCACATGGGTGCACTGGCATGA
- the gabD gene encoding NADP-dependent succinate-semialdehyde dehydrogenase, translating to MKLKDQSLFREAALVSGEWVQANADHHIAVDNPATGEIIGHVPKLGAAETRAAIESARIAQKDWAARTAKERGVVLRKWFELMMENKEDLGKILTLEQGKPLAEAMGEITYGASFIEWFAEEGRRINGDIIPGHQPDKRIMVMKQPIGVVAAITPWNFPNAMITRKAGPAFAAGCAMVLKPASQTPFSAIAIAILAERAGIPKGLFSVITGSAREIGGEMTANPTVRKLTFTGSTEVGAELYRQSAPTIKKLGLELGGNAPFIVFDDADLDAAVEGAIIAKFRNNGQTCVCANRIYVQDGVYDAFAEKLAGAVGKLVTGNGFDEGVILGPLIDRAALEKVEEHVADALGKGARTVTGGKRLSIGNTFYEPTVLADVTAEMAVAREETFGPVAPLFKFKDEADVIRQANDTEFGLASYFYAKDMARVFRVAEALEYGMVGVNTGLISTAEAPFGGVKLSGLGREGSSYGIEEFLELKYVCLGGVA from the coding sequence ATGAAGCTCAAGGATCAATCTCTCTTCCGTGAAGCGGCTTTGGTTAGCGGTGAATGGGTTCAGGCAAACGCGGACCACCATATTGCGGTCGACAATCCGGCGACCGGTGAGATCATCGGACACGTGCCGAAGCTTGGCGCGGCCGAAACCCGCGCCGCAATTGAATCAGCTCGCATTGCGCAGAAAGACTGGGCCGCACGCACTGCAAAGGAGCGCGGTGTCGTGCTGCGCAAGTGGTTCGAATTGATGATGGAGAACAAGGAGGACCTTGGAAAGATCCTGACGCTCGAACAGGGCAAGCCACTTGCTGAGGCCATGGGAGAGATCACCTATGGTGCAAGTTTCATCGAGTGGTTCGCAGAAGAAGGTCGCCGTATCAATGGGGATATCATTCCCGGCCACCAGCCCGACAAGCGGATCATGGTCATGAAGCAGCCCATTGGGGTGGTTGCCGCGATCACGCCATGGAACTTCCCGAACGCCATGATCACTCGCAAAGCTGGGCCGGCGTTTGCGGCTGGGTGTGCAATGGTATTGAAGCCAGCGTCGCAGACGCCGTTTTCGGCTATCGCCATTGCAATTCTAGCCGAGCGGGCTGGCATTCCGAAGGGACTATTCAGCGTCATCACCGGGTCGGCGCGAGAAATCGGTGGCGAGATGACAGCGAACCCAACTGTCCGGAAGCTTACCTTCACGGGTTCTACGGAAGTCGGTGCGGAACTCTACAGGCAATCGGCGCCGACCATCAAGAAGCTCGGCCTTGAACTTGGCGGCAATGCTCCTTTCATCGTGTTCGACGATGCAGATCTGGATGCGGCAGTTGAGGGGGCGATCATCGCCAAGTTCCGCAACAACGGCCAAACCTGCGTCTGTGCAAATCGCATCTACGTGCAGGACGGCGTCTATGATGCGTTCGCCGAAAAGCTGGCCGGTGCTGTGGGCAAGCTCGTCACGGGCAACGGCTTTGACGAGGGCGTGATCCTCGGACCATTGATCGACCGGGCAGCGCTGGAAAAGGTAGAAGAACACGTGGCTGACGCCTTGGGCAAGGGAGCCAGAACCGTCACCGGAGGCAAGCGCCTTTCGATCGGCAACACATTCTACGAACCTACCGTACTTGCCGACGTCACGGCCGAGATGGCCGTCGCTCGGGAAGAAACTTTCGGTCCCGTCGCGCCTCTGTTCAAGTTCAAGGACGAGGCAGACGTCATTCGGCAGGCCAATGATACGGAATTCGGCCTTGCATCCTATTTCTACGCGAAAGACATGGCCCGGGTGTTCAGGGTCGCGGAAGCTCTTGAGTACGGTATGGTGGGCGTCAACACCGGGCTTATCTCGACCGCCGAAGCTCCCTTCGGGGGTGTTAAGCTCTCCGGCCTGGGTCGCGAAGGATCAAGCTACGGGATCGAGGAGTTTCTGGAACTCAAGTACGTCTGCCTCGGCGGTGTGGCCTGA
- a CDS encoding GMC family oxidoreductase, with protein MQQDRESFDYIIVGGGTAGCVLANRLTASGKYTVLLLEAGKAARSLWVEIPAGFSKLLTNPDFNWRFQTEPEEATGNRVISVPRGKGLGGSTLINGMIYVRGQPQDYDGWAQQGCRGWSFEEVLPYFRKLEDYDGPASSLRARGGPLPVTEVKERPLIAEAFISAAENAGYERSADYNGDRQDGFGYYQVNQRRGRRVSAAAAYLQPALSRPNLEVRTNAHVTRILLENGRATGVELRLGSSSVEVHARREVILTAGAAQTPQLLELSGIGDPRILQPLGIEVRHFLPGVGANYIDHFCTRMNWRVKLPVTLNEQTRGLKLGLAVTRYFATRSGILTLGTGLVHGFVRTRPGLDGPDVQYFFMHASYANAAERKLDRLPGMTIGVTQLRPESRGTIHSKSPDPFAPPAIRPNFLATEEDRRAIVDGMKVARRIVEEAPLDAFRDREMSPGPECRTDEDWLDFARRDGQTIYHICGTCRMGVDEGAVTDPALKVHGIEGLRIADASIMPTMVSGNTQAAVFMIAEKAADLILEEAR; from the coding sequence ATGCAGCAGGATCGCGAGTCGTTTGACTACATCATCGTCGGCGGTGGTACGGCCGGCTGCGTTCTTGCAAACCGTTTGACGGCATCTGGGAAGTACACAGTCCTGCTGCTGGAAGCGGGCAAGGCCGCGCGAAGCCTCTGGGTCGAGATTCCCGCAGGCTTCAGTAAGCTGCTTACCAATCCGGACTTCAACTGGCGCTTTCAAACCGAGCCGGAGGAGGCCACCGGCAACAGGGTCATTTCGGTTCCCCGTGGCAAGGGGCTCGGTGGCTCCACCTTGATCAATGGGATGATCTACGTACGCGGGCAGCCGCAGGACTATGACGGTTGGGCGCAACAGGGCTGCCGGGGGTGGAGCTTCGAGGAAGTGCTCCCTTATTTTCGAAAACTTGAAGACTACGACGGCCCCGCTTCGTCTTTGCGTGCGCGAGGTGGTCCACTGCCAGTCACTGAAGTCAAGGAACGCCCGCTAATCGCCGAAGCGTTCATCTCTGCGGCGGAGAACGCGGGCTACGAACGCAGTGCCGACTATAACGGAGATCGTCAGGACGGCTTCGGCTACTATCAGGTGAACCAACGACGTGGCCGTCGGGTGAGCGCGGCTGCTGCCTATCTTCAGCCAGCCTTGAGCAGACCCAACCTTGAGGTCAGAACCAATGCGCACGTAACGCGTATTCTTCTGGAGAACGGCCGGGCGACGGGCGTCGAACTGCGCCTGGGCAGCAGCTCCGTCGAGGTCCACGCTCGACGCGAAGTCATCCTGACCGCAGGTGCTGCCCAGACGCCGCAGTTGTTGGAGCTGTCTGGCATAGGCGACCCACGGATATTGCAGCCGTTAGGGATTGAGGTCCGGCACTTTCTGCCGGGCGTGGGGGCAAATTATATCGACCATTTCTGCACCCGGATGAATTGGCGTGTGAAGCTGCCGGTCACCCTCAACGAGCAGACGCGCGGCCTAAAGCTTGGACTCGCGGTTACACGCTACTTCGCGACGCGGAGTGGCATCTTGACGCTCGGTACCGGGCTCGTCCATGGCTTCGTCCGGACACGACCGGGCCTAGATGGGCCCGACGTCCAGTACTTCTTCATGCATGCGAGTTACGCCAATGCAGCGGAGCGTAAGCTTGATCGGCTTCCTGGAATGACCATCGGCGTCACTCAGCTTCGGCCGGAGTCGCGGGGAACCATACATTCCAAATCTCCCGACCCCTTTGCGCCACCAGCCATACGACCAAATTTTCTGGCAACGGAGGAGGACCGTCGAGCTATCGTCGACGGAATGAAGGTCGCTCGAAGGATCGTCGAGGAGGCTCCCTTGGACGCTTTCCGAGATAGGGAGATGAGCCCCGGTCCTGAATGCAGGACCGATGAAGACTGGCTCGATTTCGCCCGACGCGACGGCCAGACGATCTATCATATCTGCGGAACCTGCCGGATGGGAGTGGACGAAGGTGCCGTTACCGATCCTGCGCTGAAGGTTCATGGGATCGAAGGACTTCGCATTGCCGACGCCTCGATCATGCCCACGATGGTTTCTGGGAACACGCAGGCCGCTGTCTTCATGATTGCGGAAAAGGCTGCGGACCTGATCCTCGAAGAGGCCCGCTAA